One window of Gemmobacter aquarius genomic DNA carries:
- a CDS encoding 2-hydroxyacid dehydrogenase, which produces MTKPQVLQVGSYPEWDQVPLDAAFTMLRYFEASDKAAFLAKVGPEVRGIATRGDLGASAAMIAACPKLEVIVVYGVGYDAVDIAACKSRGIRVTNTPDVLTEDVADLAVGMALMLSRGMLAAAEWVASGEWSSKGGFALQRKVSGKRAGILGLGRIGAGVARRLEGFGMEIAYSSTAKRDVPWEFIADPVALAARSDFLFVTLAATAATRHIVNADVIAALGPAGMLVNVSRAANIDEEALLDALEAGRLCGAALDVFEGEPKLNPRFLGLKNVLLQPHHASGTYETRQAMGQLMRDNLEAHFAGRPLPTAVI; this is translated from the coding sequence ATGACCAAACCGCAGGTTCTACAAGTGGGCTCTTATCCGGAGTGGGATCAGGTGCCGCTGGACGCGGCATTTACCATGCTTCGCTATTTCGAGGCATCGGACAAGGCGGCGTTTCTGGCAAAGGTCGGGCCAGAGGTGCGCGGGATCGCCACACGGGGCGATCTGGGGGCGAGTGCGGCGATGATCGCGGCTTGTCCGAAGCTGGAGGTGATCGTGGTCTATGGAGTGGGCTATGACGCTGTGGATATCGCCGCGTGTAAGTCGCGGGGGATACGGGTGACGAATACGCCCGATGTTCTGACCGAAGACGTGGCCGATCTTGCGGTCGGCATGGCACTGATGCTGTCGCGCGGGATGCTGGCGGCGGCGGAGTGGGTCGCGAGTGGCGAATGGTCGTCGAAGGGCGGGTTCGCGCTGCAACGCAAGGTGAGCGGGAAACGGGCGGGGATACTCGGCCTCGGGCGGATCGGGGCGGGCGTGGCGCGGCGGCTGGAGGGGTTCGGGATGGAGATCGCCTATTCCAGCACCGCCAAAAGGGATGTGCCTTGGGAATTCATCGCCGATCCGGTGGCGCTGGCGGCGCGGTCGGATTTTCTGTTTGTGACCTTGGCCGCGACGGCTGCGACGCGTCACATCGTGAACGCCGATGTGATTGCCGCGCTGGGGCCCGCGGGGATGCTGGTGAACGTCAGCCGTGCAGCGAATATCGACGAGGAAGCGCTATTGGATGCGCTGGAGGCGGGCCGTTTGTGCGGTGCTGCGCTGGACGTGTTCGAGGGTGAGCCGAAGCTGAACCCGCGCTTCCTTGGCCTGAAAAACGTGCTGTTGCAGCCGCATCATGCGAGCGGGACCTATGAGACGCGTCAGGCGATGGGCCAGTTGATGCGCGACAATCTGGAGGCACATTTCGCGGGGCGGCCTTTGCCGACGGCGGTGATATGA
- a CDS encoding L-idonate 5-dehydrogenase, with the protein MKGIVIHAAKDLRVEVLADEALGAGQMRLRLAVGGVCGSDLHYYNHGGFGAIRLKEPMVLGHEVSAYVEEIAAGVSGFAVGDLVAVSPSRPCGACRFCLEGLPNQCLNMRFYGSAMPFPHIQGAFREMLVADASQCVKAEGLSPGEAAMAEPLAVALHATMRAGAMVGKRVLVTGCGPIGVLAILAARRAGAAEIVAVDLSEFTLASALKAGADRVVNTAATPEGLVEYNADKGYFDVLYECSGAAPALVAGIAALRPRGVILQLGLGGDMALPMMAITAKELELRGSFRFHAEFAMGVGLMQKGLIDVKPLITHTVPLAQAEEAFLVASDRSKAMKAQIVFS; encoded by the coding sequence ATGAAGGGGATCGTCATTCACGCCGCCAAGGACTTGCGGGTCGAGGTGTTGGCCGACGAGGCCTTGGGTGCGGGGCAGATGCGGTTGCGGCTGGCCGTCGGGGGCGTGTGCGGGTCGGACCTGCATTACTACAACCACGGCGGATTCGGCGCGATAAGGCTGAAAGAGCCGATGGTGCTGGGGCACGAGGTATCGGCTTATGTCGAGGAGATCGCGGCGGGGGTTTCGGGCTTTGCGGTAGGCGATCTGGTGGCGGTGTCGCCGTCACGGCCATGCGGCGCGTGCAGGTTCTGTCTTGAGGGCCTGCCAAACCAGTGTCTGAATATGCGGTTTTACGGCTCGGCCATGCCGTTCCCGCATATACAGGGTGCGTTCCGAGAGATGCTGGTGGCGGATGCGTCGCAATGCGTGAAGGCCGAGGGGTTGAGCCCGGGCGAGGCGGCGATGGCCGAACCGCTGGCCGTCGCGCTGCATGCGACCATGCGTGCCGGTGCGATGGTGGGCAAGCGGGTGCTGGTTACCGGTTGCGGGCCGATCGGGGTGCTTGCGATCCTTGCGGCGCGGCGCGCGGGGGCTGCGGAAATCGTGGCGGTGGACCTGTCGGAATTCACGCTGGCCTCGGCGTTGAAGGCGGGGGCCGATCGGGTGGTGAATACCGCTGCCACACCTGAAGGGTTGGTGGAGTATAACGCCGATAAAGGGTATTTCGACGTTCTCTATGAATGTTCGGGCGCGGCCCCTGCCCTTGTCGCTGGCATCGCGGCGCTGCGGCCACGCGGGGTCATCTTGCAGCTTGGCCTTGGCGGCGACATGGCTTTGCCGATGATGGCCATTACGGCCAAAGAGCTGGAGTTGCGCGGGTCGTTCCGCTTTCATGCCGAATTCGCAATGGGCGTGGGCTTGATGCAGAAAGGGCTGATCGACGTGAAGCCGCTCATCACCCATACGGTGCCGCTGGCGCAGGCAGAGGAGGCTTTTCTGGTCGCGTCGGACAGGTCGAAGGCTATGAAGGCGCAGATCGTGTTTTCCTGA
- a CDS encoding GlcG/HbpS family heme-binding protein: protein MPFTAPSVTLTDDAILTMLAAAAAKATAMGQPQCIVITDTSAVVLGSLRMRGAKVLSLRSATAKAQTAASTGRPSADLPEAVRPAIAAATKGAMTGLAGGLPIRIDGHLLGGIGVGSGTGAQDVEVAIAALAAINATV from the coding sequence ATGCCCTTCACCGCACCCTCTGTCACCCTGACCGATGACGCAATCCTGACCATGCTCGCCGCCGCTGCCGCCAAGGCCACCGCCATGGGCCAGCCGCAATGCATCGTCATCACCGACACCAGCGCCGTCGTTCTCGGCTCTCTCCGGATGCGCGGCGCCAAGGTGCTCTCCCTCCGATCCGCGACCGCCAAGGCACAAACCGCGGCATCCACCGGACGCCCCAGCGCTGACCTCCCCGAAGCCGTCCGCCCAGCCATCGCCGCCGCCACCAAAGGCGCGATGACCGGCCTCGCAGGCGGTCTGCCCATCCGCATAGATGGACACCTGCTCGGCGGTATCGGTGTCGGTTCCGGCACTGGCGCACAAGATGTCGAGGTCGCCATCGCCGCCCTTGCCGCCATCAACGCCACCGTCTAG